The following nucleotide sequence is from Bacillota bacterium.
GGCTGGCTATTGCCAAAGAATACGAGCCGGTGCTGCTGCTACCCATCGGTGTGGGTTGCATCCTGGCCAACATTCCCCTGACGGGCATGAACATCGGGCAGCACCACGGTCTTTTCGATGTGCTCTACCAGGGCGGGATTGTCAACGAATTGTTCCTGAGATCCGGTCATAAATACTTTTC
It contains:
- a CDS encoding sodium ion-translocating decarboxylase subunit beta, producing the protein MNWTSLLNELLQGIITLGVEWPRIIMMIVGGILIWLAIAKEYEPVLLLPIGVGCILANIPLTGMNIGQHHGLFDVLYQGGIVNELFLRSGHKYFSSAGIWGRITPSQHEEG